From one Malus sylvestris chromosome 1, drMalSylv7.2, whole genome shotgun sequence genomic stretch:
- the LOC126617042 gene encoding zinc-finger homeodomain protein 1-like isoform X1, with protein sequence MEFDDQEDHEEEMEMTANYDSLGNSAGGRVKMLSSGPDGLALAAAAAAATQQQQQPRKVVRYRECLKNHAVGIGGHALDGCCKFLAAGPEGTLDALKCAACNCHRNFHRKEGDPPGHGLGVITDACGQLVPHHGQQHHPQFSPYYRTPAGFLHVAAHHRLLALPSTSGGGGTHSGGQEQDDDVSNPSGGGGGGSGGLGMGMGMHGTASSGKKRFRTKFSQEQKERMLSLAERLGWRIQKQDEPAVQQFCNETGVNRHVLKVWMHNNKHTLAVNADHIIISIYVDFAIWRRICLKRFN encoded by the exons ATGGAGTTTGACGATCAAGAGGACCAcgaagaggagatggagatgaCGGCGAATTACGACTCGCTTGGAAACTCCGCCGGAGGCCGAGTCAAAATGTTGAGTTCTGGACCAGATGGTTTGGCGCTGGCAGCAGCAGCTGCGGCGGCGactcagcagcagcagcaaccgaGGAAGGTTGTGAGGTACAGAGAGTGCTTAAAGAACCACGCGGTGGGGATTGGAGGCCACGCGCTGGACGGGTGCTGCAAGTTCTTGGCGGCCGGCCCGGAGGGCACGCTCGACGCGCTCAAGTGCGCCGCCTGCAACTGCCACCGCAACTTTCACCGAAAGGAGGGTGACCCGCCCGGACACGGTCTCGGAGTCATAACGGACGCGTGCGGGCAATTGGTACCACACCACGGGCAGCAACACCACCCCCAGTTCTCGCCGTACTACCGGACTCCAGCTGGGTTTCTACACGTGGCGGCGCACCACAGGCTGCTGGCTTTGCCGTCGACTTCGGGAGGGGGAGGGACCCACAGCGGGGGGCAAGAGCAGGATGACGACGTGTCAAATCCCAGCGGGGGCGGTGGCGGAGGGAGTGGGGGTTTGGGAATGGGGATGGGTATGCACGGAACGGCGTCGTCGGGGAAGAAGAGATTCAGGACAAAGTTCAGTCAGGAGCAGAAAGAGAGGATGTTGAGCTTGGCGGAGAGGCTGGGGTGGAGGATTCAGAAGCAAGATGAACCGGCGGTTCAGCAGTTCTGCAACGAGACTGGAGTGAATCGCCATGTGCTCAAGGTTTGGATGCATAACAACAAACACACTCTGG CTGTGAATGCTGATCATATCATTATATCAATATACGTTGATTTCGCAATTTGGAGAAGGATTTGCCTGAAACGGTTCAActaa
- the LOC126617042 gene encoding zinc-finger homeodomain protein 1-like isoform X3 produces MEFDDQEDHEEEMEMTANYDSLGNSAGGRVKMLSSGPDGLALAAAAAAATQQQQQPRKVVRYRECLKNHAVGIGGHALDGCCKFLAAGPEGTLDALKCAACNCHRNFHRKEGDPPGHGLGVITDACGQLVPHHGQQHHPQFSPYYRTPAGFLHVAAHHRLLALPSTSGGGGTHSGGQEQDDDVSNPSGGGGGGSGGLGMGMGMHGTASSGKKRFRTKFSQEQKERMLSLAERLGWRIQKQDEPAVQQFCNETGVNRHVLKVWMHNNKHTLD; encoded by the exons ATGGAGTTTGACGATCAAGAGGACCAcgaagaggagatggagatgaCGGCGAATTACGACTCGCTTGGAAACTCCGCCGGAGGCCGAGTCAAAATGTTGAGTTCTGGACCAGATGGTTTGGCGCTGGCAGCAGCAGCTGCGGCGGCGactcagcagcagcagcaaccgaGGAAGGTTGTGAGGTACAGAGAGTGCTTAAAGAACCACGCGGTGGGGATTGGAGGCCACGCGCTGGACGGGTGCTGCAAGTTCTTGGCGGCCGGCCCGGAGGGCACGCTCGACGCGCTCAAGTGCGCCGCCTGCAACTGCCACCGCAACTTTCACCGAAAGGAGGGTGACCCGCCCGGACACGGTCTCGGAGTCATAACGGACGCGTGCGGGCAATTGGTACCACACCACGGGCAGCAACACCACCCCCAGTTCTCGCCGTACTACCGGACTCCAGCTGGGTTTCTACACGTGGCGGCGCACCACAGGCTGCTGGCTTTGCCGTCGACTTCGGGAGGGGGAGGGACCCACAGCGGGGGGCAAGAGCAGGATGACGACGTGTCAAATCCCAGCGGGGGCGGTGGCGGAGGGAGTGGGGGTTTGGGAATGGGGATGGGTATGCACGGAACGGCGTCGTCGGGGAAGAAGAGATTCAGGACAAAGTTCAGTCAGGAGCAGAAAGAGAGGATGTTGAGCTTGGCGGAGAGGCTGGGGTGGAGGATTCAGAAGCAAGATGAACCGGCGGTTCAGCAGTTCTGCAACGAGACTGGAGTGAATCGCCATGTGCTCAAGGTTTGGATGCATAACAACAAACACACTCTGG ATTAG
- the LOC126617042 gene encoding zinc-finger homeodomain protein 1-like isoform X2, whose amino-acid sequence MEFDDQEDHEEEMEMTANYDSLGNSAGGRVKMLSSGPDGLALAAAAAAATQQQQQPRKVVRYRECLKNHAVGIGGHALDGCCKFLAAGPEGTLDALKCAACNCHRNFHRKEGDPPGHGLGVITDACGQLVPHHGQQHHPQFSPYYRTPAGFLHVAAHHRLLALPSTSGGGGTHSGGQEQDDDVSNPSGGGGGGSGGLGMGMGMHGTASSGKKRFRTKFSQEQKERMLSLAERLGWRIQKQDEPAVQQFCNETGVNRHVLKVWMHNNKHTLECQMTMNPLMQFALHNLFV is encoded by the exons ATGGAGTTTGACGATCAAGAGGACCAcgaagaggagatggagatgaCGGCGAATTACGACTCGCTTGGAAACTCCGCCGGAGGCCGAGTCAAAATGTTGAGTTCTGGACCAGATGGTTTGGCGCTGGCAGCAGCAGCTGCGGCGGCGactcagcagcagcagcaaccgaGGAAGGTTGTGAGGTACAGAGAGTGCTTAAAGAACCACGCGGTGGGGATTGGAGGCCACGCGCTGGACGGGTGCTGCAAGTTCTTGGCGGCCGGCCCGGAGGGCACGCTCGACGCGCTCAAGTGCGCCGCCTGCAACTGCCACCGCAACTTTCACCGAAAGGAGGGTGACCCGCCCGGACACGGTCTCGGAGTCATAACGGACGCGTGCGGGCAATTGGTACCACACCACGGGCAGCAACACCACCCCCAGTTCTCGCCGTACTACCGGACTCCAGCTGGGTTTCTACACGTGGCGGCGCACCACAGGCTGCTGGCTTTGCCGTCGACTTCGGGAGGGGGAGGGACCCACAGCGGGGGGCAAGAGCAGGATGACGACGTGTCAAATCCCAGCGGGGGCGGTGGCGGAGGGAGTGGGGGTTTGGGAATGGGGATGGGTATGCACGGAACGGCGTCGTCGGGGAAGAAGAGATTCAGGACAAAGTTCAGTCAGGAGCAGAAAGAGAGGATGTTGAGCTTGGCGGAGAGGCTGGGGTGGAGGATTCAGAAGCAAGATGAACCGGCGGTTCAGCAGTTCTGCAACGAGACTGGAGTGAATCGCCATGTGCTCAAGGTTTGGATGCATAACAACAAACACACTCTGG AATGTCAGATGACGATGAATCCGCTCATGCAATTTGCTCTCCACAATTTGTTTGTGTGA